The segment TGCGAGGATCGAGGGGTCCTGCTCGGCCTTGGCCTGGAGCGCACCCGCGAGACGGGCGGCCTGGGCGATCGGCGCGTTGAGCAGGTAGACGGCCTGGGAGAGGCTCGCGAGCATTGCGCCCGCCAGCTTGCCCATCAGCACCTCGCGCGACTCGAGGTCGGCCAGCTTGGCCACCTCGGCAGCGTCGAGCGGCTTGCCGTCCAGGACTCCACCCTTGATCACAAGGGCGGGGTTCGCCTTGGCAAAGTCACGCAGACCCTTGGCGGCCTCGACCACGTCTCCATTGATGAAGGCGATGGCAGTGGGGCCGGTCAGCAGGTCGTCGAAGCCTTCGATGCCCACCTCGGTGGCGGCGATCTTGGCCAGCGTGTTCTTGACCACGGCATAGTTGGCGTTCTCGCCGAGGGCACGCCGCAGGTCCTGCAGCTGCTTCACGGTGAGCCCGCGGTACTCGGTCAGTACAGCGCCGGCCGAGTCGTTGAACGAGTCAACGATCTCTGCGACGGCGGCAGTCTTTTCTGCCCGCGCCATGGGTCTCCTTCCGGGGTTGACCACCGGCGTCCGGCCCACAAAGACGAACGCCCTGAGCACAGGCTCAGGGCGTGGATGCGGCGAAGGCCGCTGCTCTGAATCCTGCGCCGGCGTCCGCTCCTGCGAACCTTCGGTCACGGGCGAGGAGCTCGTGACAACCTGCGGTCTCTGGTTTCGAGATGGAACAGTACGCGCCGGGGCGCGGACCAGACAAATCGGCGGAGCCGACCTGCAAACCGGTCAATCCCCCCACGCCGGTCGCCCATCACTGGTCCAATGGCCCCGTGGATCACCAGCTCATGACCGTCGGGGCCTCCCTGGCCCGCAGCGACGAACGCATGCTCACCGGACGCAACGCCGCCGGACGCCTCTGGAAGACCGGCTTCGTGGGTCTCGACCCGCTCATCGGCGGTGGGATGCGAGCCGGCTCGCTGGTGCTGCTCGCCGGGCCGCAGGGCCTCGGCAAGTCGACGTTCGCACTGCAGGTCGCCCGCAACAATGCCGCCACCGGCCGCCCGGTGCTCTACTTCTCCTACGAGCACGACGCCGAGGACCTGACGCAGAAGCTCATCGCGATGGAGGCGGGCGAGCTCGACGACTCCGACCAGGTGCGGGTGAACAGCATCCGGTCGATCTTCGACGACCTCTGGGTGAGCTCCCTGGAGCACCGCCTCGAGTCGGTCCCCGCCGGCGTCGATGCCCTGACCCGGGTCGCGCAGTACTCCGAGATGCTCTTCGTGCACCGCTCGACCGGCACGCGCACCGACCTCGCGGCGATCCAGGCCGCCATCGAGGCGGTGCGTGAGCTGTCGGGCTCGACGCCGCTCGTGATCGTCGACTACCTGCAGAAGGTGAAGTCGAGCCACCCCGACGAGGAGTCCAGCACCACCGAGATCGTCGAGGGCCTCAAGGACCTTGCCATCGACATCGGCGCCCCGGTCCTCGCGATCGCCGCTGCCGAGAAGGAGGCCCTCCGCTCGGGCAGGCGGATGCGCGCCAACGACCTGCGCGGGTCGAGCGCCCTGGCCTACGAGGCCGACGTCGTGCTCGTGCTCAACAACAAGTTCGACATCGTCGCGCGCCACCACCTGACCTACGACCTGGGCAACGCCGAGCGGTTCCGGGAGTACGCCGTCCTGACGGTGGAGAAGAACCGGTTCGGTCGCGACGGTGCCGTGCTGCAGTACCGCACCCGCTTCGACCAGGGCCGCTACGAGCCCGAGGGCTCGGAGGTCAAGGAGCAGCTGATCGACGAGCGGGTCTTCCGGGAGTGAGGCGAAGCCGAATGCGCTGAGACGGCCGAAGGGCGCCAGCACTGCTTGCAGTGCGACGCCCCTCGGCCGTGTCAGTCTGGCGACCCGCCCGC is part of the Nocardioides cavernae genome and harbors:
- the rplJ gene encoding 50S ribosomal protein L10, which codes for MARAEKTAAVAEIVDSFNDSAGAVLTEYRGLTVKQLQDLRRALGENANYAVVKNTLAKIAATEVGIEGFDDLLTGPTAIAFINGDVVEAAKGLRDFAKANPALVIKGGVLDGKPLDAAEVAKLADLESREVLMGKLAGAMLASLSQAVYLLNAPIAQAARLAGALQAKAEQDPSILAGGAGTPAAPAAEDAPVEEAPSSEEAAEPEATDEAAEPAAESTDA
- a CDS encoding DnaB-like helicase C-terminal domain-containing protein, whose amino-acid sequence is MDHQLMTVGASLARSDERMLTGRNAAGRLWKTGFVGLDPLIGGGMRAGSLVLLAGPQGLGKSTFALQVARNNAATGRPVLYFSYEHDAEDLTQKLIAMEAGELDDSDQVRVNSIRSIFDDLWVSSLEHRLESVPAGVDALTRVAQYSEMLFVHRSTGTRTDLAAIQAAIEAVRELSGSTPLVIVDYLQKVKSSHPDEESSTTEIVEGLKDLAIDIGAPVLAIAAAEKEALRSGRRMRANDLRGSSALAYEADVVLVLNNKFDIVARHHLTYDLGNAERFREYAVLTVEKNRFGRDGAVLQYRTRFDQGRYEPEGSEVKEQLIDERVFRE